The Deltaproteobacteria bacterium nucleotide sequence TTGAACGGCAGCAGGTTGCCGTCACGGCTGCGCGTGCCTTCGGGAAAGATGATGGTGGAGAACCGATCGAGGTTGAGGCGGTTGAGCCGGTCGATGGCTTCGAGCGGATTATTGCGATCGATCGGGATCATGCCCATGGTGCGCAACACCAGGCCGAGAATCGGCTCGTTGAACATCTCCTGCTTGGCCGCGAAGCGGTTGTTGCCGGGCAGGTAGCCGAGCAGTGCGGCGATGTCGAAGTGGCTCTGGTGATTGGGGGTGAACATGTACGGCCCGCCGGCAAGATGTTGCAAGCCCCGCACCTTCACGCGCACGCCGCACAGCCGGGTCAGGTTGCGCGCCTGGGCCTTGGCGAACGCCCAGGTGACGTTCTTGTCGCGGATGAGGCGATACATGACCACGGCGATCGCGCCCATGGTAAACAACATGGCGCGGAAGATGAAGCGATTGATGACCGTGCGCACCGGCGAGAGTGCCGGCGGCGATACGGTCTGAGCCTGAGTCTGCATGGGTAAGAGGCATCACAAAAACAAGCAAAAGGCAAAACCAAACGCGCGCCGCTGGGTAGGCGACATGTAATGTGAGTGAGGCGCGATAGGTCAGACCCGTAGCTCTCTATCCCGCGAGGCGTGTCGGAGCCCCGCTCACCCTTCGGGAGGTACACCCTCTAGCGCCGTTGCGATCAGCGGCAGGACGAGTTCCGGATCAGCCAGGGGGGCCGCATGACCGTTGCGCTGCGCCGGACTCACCGGCGCCACCGCTCCCATGCGCTCGATCAGTTCGCGCCGCGAACGACCGAAGAACTTCACTACCCGGTCCTCCCGAATGTCGGGCTCTTCTCCCGGCCGTTCCGTGAACAACATGACGGTGCCGGACGCAAACGACGATGCCAGGCTGCTGGCTCCGAAGATCGCCTGCTGGAAATCGCCTTCGGGAGCGAGGTCCTGAACCACCGCCGGCAACAGCGCCCGTTGGATGACGCGCTTGACCCGGTGCAGCCAGCGCAGCCCGGGCACGTCCCCCAACAGCAGCAGCAAGCGGTCGGCATCCGCATAGCAGCTGCCGCCGATCAACGGGTTAACGTAGACGGCCGTCAGCCCGCGTA carries:
- a CDS encoding 1-acyl-sn-glycerol-3-phosphate acyltransferase, encoding MQTQAQTVSPPALSPVRTVINRFIFRAMLFTMGAIAVVMYRLIRDKNVTWAFAKAQARNLTRLCGVRVKVRGLQHLAGGPYMFTPNHQSHFDIAALLGYLPGNNRFAAKQEMFNEPILGLVLRTMGMIPIDRNNPLEAIDRLNRLNLDRFSTIIFPEGTRSRDGNLLPFKKGPFVAAIHLGIPVVPVVCKGTQAIMPKGGYLSIVPGEAELVVLEPIPTAGMTYEDRDRLRELVRSRIAAELSA